The genomic window TGCGCCCCAACCAATGACAACCTGATGGAAATCCTGACGATGGCCGATGCGCTGAAACGCGCTTCCGCCGGTCGTATTACCGCGGCAATTCCTTATTTCGGCTATGCCCGCCAAGATCGCCGTCCGCGTTCTGTGCGCGTTCCGATTTCCGCCAAACTGGTGGCTAATATGTTGTATTCCGCAGGTATCGACCGTGTTTTGACTGTTGATTTGCATGCCGACCAGATTCAGGGGTTCTTTGATATCCCTGTTGACAACATCTACGCCACTCCTATTCTGTTGAATGACATCAAACAGCAGCGGATTGAAAACCTGACCGTAGTCAGCCCCGATATTGGCGGTGTAGTCCGCGCCCGTGCTGTTGCAAAATCATTAAATGCCGATTTGGCAATTATCGACAAACGCCGCCCGAAAGCCAATGTGGCGGAAGTCATGAATATTATTGGCGATATTCAAGGCCGTACCTGTCTGATTGTCGATGACATGATTGATACTGCGAATACGCTGTGTAAAGCTGCCGTCGCTTTGAAAGAGCGCGGAGCAGAACGTGTCTTGGCATATGCCAGCCACGCCGTATTCTCCGGAGAGGCAGTCAGCCGTATTGCCTCGTCCGAAATCGACCAAGTTGTCGTT from Neisseria sp. DTU_2020_1000833_1_SI_GRL_NUU_006 includes these protein-coding regions:
- a CDS encoding ribose-phosphate pyrophosphokinase, with translation MAAYDSLMVFTGNANPELAQRVVKHLDISLGEASVSKFSDGEIAIELMENVRGRDVFILQPTCAPTNDNLMEILTMADALKRASAGRITAAIPYFGYARQDRRPRSVRVPISAKLVANMLYSAGIDRVLTVDLHADQIQGFFDIPVDNIYATPILLNDIKQQRIENLTVVSPDIGGVVRARAVAKSLNADLAIIDKRRPKANVAEVMNIIGDIQGRTCLIVDDMIDTANTLCKAAVALKERGAERVLAYASHAVFSGEAVSRIASSEIDQVVVTDTIPLSEAAKQCDRIRQVTIAGLLAETVRRISNEESVSYLFNEEVMTGSMLLP